A region of SAR324 cluster bacterium DNA encodes the following proteins:
- a CDS encoding succinate CoA transferase translates to MTSQIVKEKKMTAEEIAEMIQNDEVIGTSGFTPAGYPKAIPVALAKRARALHEKNIPFQITLYTGASTGDELDGELARAKAIKKRAPYQSDKTLRQGINNGEIEFVDFHLSHLAQYMRYGFIDRCQTAIVEAVDVTNDGKIYLTTSGGMSATLLQLADRVFIELNRHIPDGIKRLHDVYVPESPPHRPPIQIFHPRDRIGTPYVKIDPKKIVGIVETDLTDKNAGLRDPDADSQAIASHIMDFLQHEEKRGRLPKGLPFQSGVGNVANAVLAGMAKHPHGSPICMYTEVVQDSIFQLIDADRLEVASTSSLTLSEAGQKRLFDNLDELGSKFIIRQQEMSNNPEVIRRLGIIAMNTALEMDIFGNVNSTHAFGCKMMNGIGGSGDFCRNAFVSIYMTPSCAMDGKISSIVPMVTHVDHNEHSVQVVVTERGLADLRGLAPVPRAKKIINQCAHPDYQDLLFDYLKYGLQHAEAKHTPNTLIKAFEFHQRFMETGSMKP, encoded by the coding sequence ATGACCTCACAAATTGTTAAAGAGAAGAAAATGACCGCGGAAGAAATCGCGGAAATGATCCAGAATGATGAAGTGATTGGTACCAGCGGCTTCACCCCCGCCGGCTATCCCAAAGCCATTCCTGTCGCACTGGCAAAACGGGCGAGGGCGTTGCATGAAAAAAACATTCCCTTCCAGATCACCTTGTACACAGGTGCCAGCACCGGCGATGAACTGGATGGAGAGTTAGCTCGTGCCAAAGCCATCAAGAAAAGAGCCCCCTATCAATCCGACAAAACACTTCGGCAGGGAATCAATAACGGAGAAATTGAATTTGTGGATTTCCACTTGTCACATCTTGCCCAGTATATGCGTTACGGCTTCATTGATCGTTGTCAGACTGCTATTGTGGAAGCGGTGGATGTAACCAATGATGGAAAAATATATCTGACCACCTCGGGAGGAATGAGCGCGACCCTTTTACAATTGGCTGACAGGGTTTTTATTGAATTGAATCGTCATATTCCTGATGGAATAAAACGCCTGCATGATGTCTATGTTCCGGAGTCACCGCCACACCGTCCGCCCATCCAGATTTTTCACCCGCGAGACCGAATTGGAACACCTTATGTCAAAATAGATCCCAAAAAAATTGTGGGAATCGTTGAAACTGATCTGACGGATAAAAACGCGGGCCTCAGGGATCCTGATGCCGACAGCCAGGCTATTGCCAGTCACATCATGGATTTTTTGCAGCATGAGGAAAAACGGGGGCGACTCCCCAAAGGGCTGCCCTTTCAATCGGGTGTCGGCAACGTGGCAAACGCGGTTCTTGCCGGAATGGCCAAACACCCGCATGGAAGTCCAATCTGCATGTACACGGAAGTGGTTCAGGATTCGATTTTCCAATTGATTGACGCGGATCGCCTGGAAGTCGCATCCACCAGTTCGTTGACCTTATCAGAAGCTGGTCAGAAACGATTGTTTGATAATCTGGATGAATTGGGTTCGAAATTTATCATACGGCAACAGGAAATGTCCAATAATCCTGAAGTGATCCGCCGACTCGGAATTATCGCCATGAACACGGCCCTGGAAATGGATATTTTCGGGAATGTCAACTCCACTCATGCCTTTGGCTGTAAAATGATGAATGGAATTGGCGGAAGCGGTGATTTCTGCAGAAACGCGTTTGTATCCATCTACATGACACCCTCCTGCGCAATGGATGGGAAAATTTCTTCCATAGTCCCGATGGTGACGCATGTGGATCATAATGAACACTCTGTTCAGGTGGTAGTGACTGAGCGTGGTTTGGCTGATTTAAGAGGTTTGGCTCCTGTTCCCAGAGCCAAGAAAATCATCAATCAATGCGCCCATCCGGATTATCAGGATCTGCTGTTTGATTATCTGAAATATGGATTGCAACACGCTGAGGCCAAGCACACACCAAATACCTTGATCAAAGCGTTTGAGTTTCATCAGCGATTTATGGAAACAGGAAGTATGAAGCCCTAA